One genomic region from Bufo bufo chromosome 3, aBufBuf1.1, whole genome shotgun sequence encodes:
- the LOC120996526 gene encoding P2Y purinoceptor 2-like, giving the protein MDDDLEEKNLTYRCIFDEDFKYILLPASYAIVFAFGFILNIFSLYIFIFRIRPWKVVNIFMFNLALSDFLYTLSLPLLAYYYSKANDWPFTEPLCKIVRFLFYTSMYCSILFLLCITIYRFLAVCYPMQFLRWGHIRYARIASVCIWIVVVAMQSPTFYFVTISTSDNHNSTVCHDTSSIELFDQFVNYNTVNLALLFCVPFTILISCNSYMIYVLTKPMENNSQNTKSKRKSIKMIITVMLVFIICFLPFHVTRTMYYYFRKVDTAPCATLEAVNVAYKSMRPLASANSCIDPILYFLVWRFRLRPNSS; this is encoded by the coding sequence ATGGATGACGATCTTGAAGAAAAGAACTTGACCTACCGATGTATCTTTGATGAAGACTTCAAGTATATCCTCCTTCCCGCGTCTTACGCTATTGTATTTGCCTTTGGCTTCATCCTCAACATCTTCTCCCTCTACATCTTCATATTTCGGATTCGTCCATGGAAAGTGGTCAACATTTTCATGTTCAACCTGGCGCTGTCAGACTTCCTGTACACTTTGTCTTTACCATTGTTGGCATATTATTACTCCAAAGCCAACGACTGGCCCTTCACTGAGCCCTTGTGCAAGATTGTCCGTTTCCTCTTCTATACCAGCATGTACTGTAGTATCCTCTTCTTACTGTGCATCACAATTTACCGATTCCTGGCGGTTTGCTACCCCATGCAGTTTCTACGTTGGGGCCACATCCGTTATGCAAGGATAGCCTCAGTTTGCATCTGGATTGTCGTGGTTGCCATGCAATCTCCTACGTTTTATTTCGTCACCATCTCCACCAGTGACAATCATAACAGCACCGTTTGCCACGATACCTCCAGCATTGAACTTTTTGACCAGTTTGTCAATTACAACACCGTCAACCTGGCCTTGCTCTTCTGTGTCCCCTTCACCATTCTCATCTCTTGCAACTCCTACATGATTTATGTTCTCACCAAGCCAATGGAGAACAACTCTCAGAACACCAAGTCCAAGAGGAAGTCCATCAAGATGATCATCACAGTAATGTTGGTCTTCATCATCTGTTTCCTGCCATTTCATGTCACCAGGACTATGTACTACTATTTCCGTAAGGTGGACACTGCACCGTGTGCCACGTTAGAGGCGGTTAATGTGGCCTACAAATCAATGCGACCTTTGGCCAGCGCCAACAGCTGCATTGACCCAATCTTGTACTTTCTAGTTTGGAGGTTCAGGTTAAGACCGAACAGTTCTTAA